GCCATTCGCCGGATGCGCGCTGCCCAGGAGGCGGATCCGGAAATGGCCAATGAGGAATTGCAATGGGTCTGGCTGAAGATGGCCAAAGATATCCACGCCGAAGATATCCGGATCAATAAGCTTATCGGCGGTCACGGGGCCGCGGTGCTCCCCGAGACTGCCACGGTCATGACCCATTGTAATGCCGGCGCTCTGGCCACCGGCGGCTACGGCACGGCTTTGGGTGTGGTTCGCGCTGGTGTGGGACAGGGCAAGACCATCCGGGTCATCGCCAATGAGACCCGCCCCTTTTTGCAGGGAGCCCGTTTGACCGCCTTTGAACTGGCCTGGGACGACATTCCGGTTCAGGTCGCCTGCGACAATGCGGCCGCTTTGCTGCTGGCCCAGGGCAAGATCGACGCGGTGGTCGTGGGCGCGGACCGCATCGCGGCCAACGGCGACATAGCGAACAAGATCGGCACCTACGGCGTGGCCCTGGCCGCCAGGGAACACGGCGTGCCCTTTTATGTCGCTGCGCCTCTATCAACCATCGACCGGGAATGTCCTTCCGGGGCCCAGATCCCGATTGAAGAACGGCCGCAGCAGGAAGTGGCCCGCTACGGAGGGCAGCAGATCGTCCCCGAAGGGGTGTCCACCCTGAATTTTGCGTTTGATATTACTCCGGCATCATTTGTTACCGGCATCGTCACCGAAAGAGGGATTCTGAACCCGCCTTTCGCCCAGTCCATTGCCGACGCCTTTTCCTCAACCGTGTGAACCCATCGAGGCGAATATCTCCATGCTCCCAACCGTCGCACTGATCGGACGCCGCAATGTGGGCAAATCCACATTGTTCAACCGCCTTATCCGCAAGCAAAAGGCTCTGACCCACGACCGTCCCGGGGTGACCCGGGACCGTTTGTATGCCGAAGTGCCCCACGGTGAGCCGCCCTTTGCCCTGGTGGATACCGGCGGGCTGGTTTTGGACGAGAGCGACGGGGTAGAAGCCGACGTTTTCGAACAAGCCCGGGAGGCCATGGAAGGGGCGCAGCTTATTTTGTTTGTGGTCGATGGGCGCCAGGGGGTGTCCACCATCGACGAACAACTGGCCGCTTTTTTGCGCCAGACAGACAAACCGGTCCGTCTGGTGATCAATAAAGTCGACGGGGCTGAACTCGAAGACACCCTGAGTGCGGAATTCTATGCCCTGGGATTTCCCCTGAGTGCGGTTTCCGCAGCCCATGGCTACGGGACGCTGACCCTGCAGGAGGAGATCGAGGAGACTCTCCAGGGGCTTGGGGCCGTGCCGGTGGAGGAGGGGGAACAGGAGGATGATATCACCTTGCGCTTGGCCTTGCTGGGGCGGCCCAATGTCGGCAAATCCTCACTGATCAACGCGTTAGTGGGGGAAAAACGGCTCGTGGTCAGCCCGGAGGCTGGTACGACTACCGATATCGTTGACGTCCTCTTTGAAAAAAAGGGCAAACGCTATATTTTTCTCGATTCCGCCGGGGTCAGGCGCCGCTCCAAAATCGACGACAGTCTGGAGCGCTTCAGTGTCCTGCGGGCCCTGCGCAACAGCAAGCGGGCTCAGGTTACGGTCCTGTGCCTGGACGCCCTGCAGGGGGTCGTGGGGCAGGATAAAAAACTCCTTTCGTTTCTGGACCGGGAAAAGATTCCCTTCATTGTTGCGGTGAACAAGGTTGATCTGGTGCCGAGTGATCGCCTGGGGCAACTCAAGAAATATTTTGAAAACGAACTGCGGTTTCTCTCCCATGTGCCTCGCATTTATACCTCGGCGGTGAGCAAGGCTGGGCTCGGCGGATTGTTGCCGCTGACGGAAAAGCTGTGGAGCGAATGCACGACGCGGATCGGGACTGGTCAGCTCAACCGCGGTCTGGAAGACATGATCGGCCGGCATCAGCCCCCCGTGGTCAAGCACCGGCGGGCGAAATTTTATTACCTGACCCAGACCGGGACCACACCGCCGACGTTTGTCTTTTTTGTGAACGACAAAAATCTGGTCAAGCCGTCTTACGCGCGGTATCTCGAAAAACAATTGCGAAAGCGATTTCAATTACGTATGACCCCTATTCAATTATATTTTCGTACCAGCCGCGGATAAAATTGTCCTGGCGCGAAAAGAGTCCAAGACGAACAGCCACAGCAAGGAGAAGATGATGGTCCAGAAAGCGGAGAAGATCTGGTTCGACGGGGAATTAGTGGACTGGGATGCGGCGCAGGTCCATGTCCTGACCCATACCCTGCACTACGGCGTCGGGGTGTTCGAAGGCATCCGGTGTTATAAAGGCTCGGATGGGCGTCCCGGCATCGTGCGCCTCAGGGAGCATGTCGAACGGTTGTTCGATTCAGCTCGGGCCGTGGAAATGGAGATTCCTTTCAGCCAGGACGAGATCACCAAGGCCATTGAACAGACCGTGCAGGTCAATAATCTTGCGGAAGGCTACATCCGTCCCCTGGCCTTTATCGGTGACGGGGTCATGGGAGTCCATCCCGGCTCTAATCCGGTGCGGGTCATCATCGCCACCTGGCCCTGGGGGGCATATCTTGGAGACGACGCCCTGCAAAAGGGGATTCGGGTCCGGACATCGAGTTTCAGCCGCCATCATGTCAATGTCATGATGACCAAGGCCAAGGTCTGCGGCAATTACGTGAATTCCGTGCTGGCCAAGCGCGAGGCCGTGGCCGACGGCTACGATGAGGCCCTGATGCTGGACGTGGACGGTTACGTCGCCGAGGCCACCGGAGAGAATATTTTTATCGTCAAGCACGGGGTATTGAAGACGCCGCCGCTGGGACCCATCCTGGGCGGCATCACCCGGGACTGCCTGATCACGCTGGCGCGGGACATGGGGTATAGCGTTATCGAGCAGCGCTTCACCCGTGATGAGCTCTACAATGCTGAAGAAGCCTTTTTCTGCGGCACCGCCGCCGAAGTGACCCCGATCCGTGAAGTGGACCGCAGGCAGATCGGAGCCGGGCAGGCCGGGCCGGTAACCCAATTGCTCCAGCAGGAATATTTTCGCGTCGTGCGCGGGGAAAATCTGAAATACGCCGGGTGGCTGCACCACTTTGACAGCTAATCCGGACGGAAGGCAGTCATGTCTCCAGGACCGTTGACCCATACCTACCGGCCGCAGACGTTCAGCACTGTTGTCGGCCAAAAGCAAGTGCGTACGATCCTCTCCCGTGCCGCAGCTGAAAACCAGGTCGCACCGGCCTATTTGTTCAGCGGCACGCGGGGAGTGGGCAAGACCACAGTCGCGCGTATCCTGGCCAAGGCCATCAATTGCGAACAGGGACCGGCCAGCGAGCCCTGCAACCAGTGCCGGCATTGCCGGGAGATCACCCAGGGCACTGGCGTGGATGTGGTCGAAATCGACGGGGCATCTCACACCGGAGTCGATCATGTGCGCAAGCTCAAGGAGGATGTCGGGTATGCCCCACTGTCCTGCCGCTACAAGGTCATCATTATCGATGAGGCGCACATGTTGTCCAAGGCGGCGTTCAATGCCCTTTTAAAGACGCTGGAAGAGCCGCCTCCCCAGGCCATTTTCATCATGGCCACCACCGAGCCACACCGTTTTCCGGCGACGATCATCAGCCGCTGTCAGCACCATATCTTTCAGCGACTGCGCCAAGAGGAACTCACCGATCATCTGCGCCGGGTTCTGGAGAATGAAGCGATTGAGATGGACGCGGAAGCGGTTCGGCTGATCGCCCGCAAAGGGGCCGGCAGCGTCCGGGATGCCATGTCCTTGCTGGCCCAGGTGCTGGCCCTGGGCCAGCGCCGATTGGAGAGTGCGCATGTCCGGGAGGTACTGGGGCTGGCCGGGCAGGAGACCCTGCTGTCTCTGTTCGAAGCCCTGCGTGACCAAGATTGCATCGCCATCAACACCGTCTTGCGTTCGGTACTGGACCAGGGGCTGGATCTCGCGTTTTTTCTGCGGGAGCTGACAGCTACATGGCGCAATCTCTTTTTGCTCAAACAGTCTGGAGAGGGCGCCCTTTCCCTTCTTGATCTGCCCCAGGAAGAGGCGCGGGAATGGTTGCAGTGGGCTGAGGCCTTCAGCGCCAGCCACATCCACGCCTGCTGGCAGATGACCCTGGAAGGGCAACGCCGGGTCTTGACCAGTGTCGAACCCGCTTTGGCCTTGGAACTGTTGCTGCTCAACCTGGCGTTTATGCAGGATCTGGTGCCGCTTGGGCAACCGGGATCGGGATCCTCTGGTCCGGCCCCGGGAAGCGCAGGGGGCACGTCAGGACGCCGGGCGTCAGGGGCAGCCCCTGCCGGATCGCAGACAGCAGCCCCCCAAAAGCCGCAATCTCCCGTTCAATCCGCGGCCGAATCCTCTGAGGAAAAGACCTGGGAGGGGTTTGTCCGCTATTGCCAGCAGGCCGTGGAAGGTGAGGCAGCAAAACTGCCTGGCCTCAACCATGTCCAGGGCGAAATCGACGGTGGATGCTTGCGCATCCAGTGCCAAAGCCGGGTCCAGGCCGAGCGGTTCGCTGTAACGGAAAAAAAAAATCTTCTGCACGATCTGGCCTGCCAGTATTTCGAAACCGATATGGAACTCGAGGTGCACCAGCCGAAGGAGTCGGCACCACCGGATCGCAATACACTCAAAAAAGAGGTTTTGGAGCATCCGGCCATCCAAGAAGCCCTGAGCGCCTTCCAGGCGCAACTCGTAGAGGTGCGACCAAAATCCGGCAGGTAGAACCAGGGGACGCGGCCGATCGCTCCACACCGGACCAGCGCCCGCGCCCCATCACTGAACAAGCTCCCAGGAGAAGCGAGTATGAATGATCTGATCCGCCAAGCGCAACAGATGCAGCGGAAAATGGCTCAAATACAAGAAGAGGTTGGCAACCAGACTGTTGAGGCCTCCGCCGGCGGCGGCATGGTCACGGTCACGGTGACCGGGAACCAGGAAGTCACCGGCATCGCGATTGATCCTTCCGTGGTCGATCCCAACGATGTGGACATGCTCCAGGACCTGGTCTTGTCCGCAGTCAATGAGGCGATGAAAAAAGCCAAAAAGCTCATGGAAGATTCCATGTCCGAAGTCACCGGCGGGATGAACATTCCGGGCCTGTTCTAGAATGCAAAGCAATAAACTCCCTGCCCCCTTGCGCAAGGTAGTCGACGAGTTGGCTCAATTACCAGGAGTCGGCCCCAAGTCCGCCTTGCGCATGGGGCTGACGCTTTTGAAATGGCCCCAGGAAAAGGCCGAAGGGTTGGGCGAGTCGATCAAGCAGCTGCGGCGGACATTGTGTCTGTGCGAGCAGTGCGCCAGCCTGACGGACCAGAATCCCTGCGCTATTTGTGCCGACGTTGCCCGCGATGGTTCTGTGCTCTGTTTGATCCCGGATTGGGATTCGCTTTTGGTCATGGAAGAGGCGGGGTTCTTCCGGGGCAAGTATTTTGTGCTCGGCGGACTGCTTTCGCCGTTGGACGGCGTCAATCCTGACCAACTGGAGTTGGACCGCCTAGAGAAGCGGCTGGATCAGGGCGAAATCCGGGAGGTTGTCCTGGCCCTGGGGACGACCACAGAGGCCGAAGCCACTGAATCCCACCTCAAAAACCTCCTGCATCGCAAGTATCCCGACCTCCGTGTCGCTCGCCTGGCGCAGGGGATTCCGCTGGGGGCCCACCTGAAGTTCATGGACCGGGAGACCCTGAAACAATCCATGCAGTACCGCCAATCCCTCTGAGGGCCCCATGTCTGCTACCACCCTCCAGGCTGAAATCGTCAGTATCGTCTTCCACAATCCGGAAAATGACTATGTTGTGGCCAGGGCCCGGGCTGAAGGGGAACCCGGTCAATCGACCGTGGTAGGAATCATGCCCCAGGTCATGCCCGGGGAGCAGGTGCGCCTGGAAGGGGAGTGGCGGGAGCACCCCAAATTCGGCCGTCAATTCCATGCGGTGTCCCATACCCGGGAGTTGCCGGCCACCATCAACGGGATCAGACGCTATCTCGCCTCGGGGCGGATCAAGGGAGTCGGCCCGGTGATGGCCGAACGGCTGGTCCAGTTTTTCGGCAAAGACGTGCTGGATATCCTGGACAACGCCCCGGAGCGCCTTTTGGAGGTCGAGGGGCTGGGAAAGAAGACGCTGGAGGGAATCAAGGCCTCGTGGGATCAACAGCGCGAAGTGCGTAACGTCATGCTGTTTTTGCAAAGCCATGATGTGCCCCCGACCTATGCCGGGCGTATTTTCGCCCGCTACGGCAATCAGGCCGTGGAGAAATTGCAGCAAAATCCCTACGAACTGGCCTACGAAATCCGGGGCATCGGTTTCAAGACCGCGGACACCATGGCCTTGAAACTCGGTTTTCAGGAGGACAGCCCCGAACGCCTGGAGGCCGGTCTGGTCTACACCCTGTTCCAGTTCGCTGAGCAGGGGCATATGTTCTACCCCGGCGATGAACTCGTGCACAAGGTGACCGAGACCCTGGGGGTCGGCGATACCGGCAAGGTCGACGGTGCGCTGGCCAGACTGGAGGAGCGAAAGCGGGTTGTCGTAGAGGATCTGCCGGAACAGGCGGTCCTTCGGGCTGTTTTTCTTCGTCATTTCCACAATTGGGAGGCCGAGATCGCTTCCCGGCTCACCGCTTTGGTCTCCCATCCGGCACCGGTCAACGAAGGAAAATTGGATTCTATTTTACCGGGGCTGGAGCAGAAAATCGGCGTGGCCTTGTCCTCTGAACAAAAGGAAGCCGTTTTCGAGGCGTGTGCCAACAAGACGTTTATTTTGACCGGCGGCCCGGGAACCGGGAAGACGACCATCACCCAGGCCGTGGTCCGCGGGTTGGGGAAACTGGGGTACAAGATCAAGCTTGCAGCCCCCACGGGACGAGCGGCCAAACGGCTTTCAGAGGCGACCGGTGCCTCGGCGAGCACGCTGCACCGCCTGCTCGGATTTTCCCCGGACGGCGCCTTCGCCTACAACGAGGAAAAGAAGCTTAAAGTCGACGCGCTGGTGGTCGATGAGGCCTCCATGCTGGACTGCCAGCTGTGCGTTCACCTGTTGCGCGCCCTGCCGTTGACGTGCCGGTTGATCCTGGTCGGCGATGTGCACCAACTGCCCTCCGTCGGGGCCGGCAACATCCTGGAAGACCTGCTCGAGAGCCGCGCCGTGCCCAGTCGCCATCTGACCCACATTTTCCGGCAGGCCCAGGAAAGCCTGATCGTGGTCAACGCCCACCGTTTTAACGAAGGCTTATTTCCCACGACCTCAGCCAAGGAGCCCCCGGAGGCCGATTTTTTCTGGGTCGAACAGGATGACCCGGCCCGGGTTCAGGAAATCATCAGGCAACTGGTCTGCGAGCGGATTCCGGCAATTTACGGCCTTGATCCCCTGCGCGACGTCCAGGTGTTGAGCCCGATGCACAAAGGGGAAGTCGGCACCCAGCAGCTCAACACGCTTTTGCAGCAGGAACTCAATCCCTCAGGGCCGACCCTGACGCGGGGCAACCGGATGTTTCGCCAGGGAGATCGGGTCCTGCAGACCCGCAATAACTATGAAAAAGATGTCTTTAATGGAGATCTGGGCTGGATTACGGCGATTAACGCCGACTCGCAGACCATGCAGATCGATTTCGAGGGCCGTGATCTGACCTATGAACAGGGCGAACTTGATGAACTCACCTTGGCTTACGCCGTCAGTGTGCATAAATCCCAGGGCAGTGAATATCCGGCCGTTGTCCTGCCGGTCGTGACCCAGCACTTCATGCTTTTGCAGCGCAATCTGATCTATACCGCCCTGACCCGGGCCAAGTCTCTGGCTGTGCTTGTTGGCAGCAGTAAGGCCCTGGGCATCGCCCTGAACCACAAACGGGGCGCAGAGCGCTATACCCACCTCCGTTACCGGCTCCAAGACGCGGCCAACGACATTCCCTATTGACAGCCCTTTTGGTCAGTGATTACCTATTCGTTTCCCTTTTTGCGAGAGTGGCGGAATTGGTAGACGCACTGGATTTAGGATCCAGCGGCCGAGCCGTGGGAGTTCGAATCTCCCCTCTCGCACCAAGTTGTTTTCAGCAGGGCGGAGTCCCTGATGCGATGACGGGCGATTTCGACCGTTTTTGTTGTAATTTGAGTGTGGTATTGTAGAGGGCCTGGCTCGCCAGGCTTTCTTTTTATGTCCGAGCCAAGGAGGATGGTGGAAATGGAATACCAGGTGGAGAATATTTCCCCGGTGGAAAAGAAGATCACGGTGACGGTGCCCGCAGAGGAGGTCAATGCGGCTCTGGGGGCGGCCATTGCCATGTATCGCAAGGATGTCCAGATCGACGGCTTCCGCAAGGGCAAGGTCCCGAGTTCCATTGTCGAGAGCAAATTCAAGAGCCAGATTTATCAGGAAGCCACAAACGACCTGCTCAACGTGCATATCAACCAGATCATGGGCGAACTCAATCTGCAGCCCCTGTCCGGACTAGATGTGGACGCCAAGGAGATGGTCCGGGACCAGGATTACATCTACACCTTCAGCTTTGAAAATGTCCCGGACATTGATTTGCCCGAATATAAAGGTTTGAGCGGAACCAAAGAGAAGGTCGAGGCCAAGGAAGAGGATATTCAGGAAGTCTTGGACCGCGTACGCCAGAACATGGCCTCTATGGAAGAGGTAGATGAGGACCGGACTCCCAAGGACGGCGAAGTAGCGGTTGTCGATTTTACCGCCGAGTATGACGGCAAGCCCGTGGAAGGGGGGGAGGCCCAGAACTTTGACCTTCCTCTCGGTGAAGGGCAATCGTTGCCGGAGTTCGAGGAGCTGGTCAAAACCCTGACTCCTGGGGAACAGGCTGAAGAGGATATCACTTTCCCGTCCGATTTCCTGAACAAGGATCTGGCCGATGTGACCGTCAACATGAAGGTCACTTTGAAGGCGATCAAGCAGCGGGTCTTGCCGGAAGTGGATGACGATTTTGCTGAAAAGGCTGGCGGTTTTGGTAGCGCCGAGGAAATGCGCAAGGCAATCAGCGAGTCCTATGAAAACAGTCGCAACCAGGTGGCCAAGTCCGAAGCCCAGAAGGCGATTTTGGACAAGATTCTTGAGCAGGTCGACTTTCCCTTACCGCCGTCCATGGTAGAAAATCAGATCCAGGCCCAGATCAAACAGCAGCGTGAGCGGCTGGAGCGCCAGGGCAAAAGCCTGGAGTCGACTGGAACAAGTGAAGAGCAACTCCGCGAGGAGTACCGTCCCGAAGCCGAATCCCTGGTCAAATCCCACCTTGTTTTGCTGGCCATTGCCAATAAAGAGGAGTTGTCGGTTTCGCCGCAGGAGGTCGAGCAGCACCTGTATCAGATGGCGGTGCAAAGTGGCCAGGATTTCCAGACCCTCAAGGAATACCATGAGAAAAATAACCTCATGTACGCCTTGCGGGATCAGCTTCTTGCCGACAAAGCCATGGAGCTGATCTATGACAATGCCGAGGTCACCGAAGTCCCTGCCGGTGGATCTGATCAGGAATCCTCCGATGAGGATGACTCGGCCGCGACTGAGAACGAATAAAATTTGACCACCCCGGGGCGTCTCAGGCGCCCCGGGTCCCTTCCCCGCCTACTTGAACCGCCCCTTTGCTTCCTGTACCATTAGCCCAAGATCTACAGAGAAGTCCGTATCCCGACGGACTGTGCGGTGCTGTCGACCGGACTCCACCACCTCCTGCGGGGTGGCCGCCCCTTGAACACAACCGGCCCCGCTCACAGCGGGACATATGGGAGAAACCGCTCATGAATGTACCTATTGTCATTGAATCCACGGGACGCGGGGAACGCGCCTATGATATATATTCCCGGCTTCTTAAAGACCGGATCATCCTGCTGGGCACCCCGATCGACGACAACGTGGCGAATCTGATCTGCGCCCAGCTTCTTTTCCTGGAATCGGAAAACCCGGACAAGGAAATCAATTTTTACATCAACAGCCCGGGAGGCTCCGTGACCTCGGGGTTAGCGATTTATGACACCATGCAATACATTTCCGCTCCCGTAGCGACCTTGTGCCTGGGGCAGGCTGCCAGCATGGGCGCCGTGCTCCTCGCTGCCGGCGAACCCGGAATGCGCTATGCCCTGCCGCACGGGCGGATCATGCTCCACCAGCCCATGGGTGGGTTTCAAGGTCAGGCCACCGATATCGATATCCAGGCCCGGGAAATCCTGCGGTTGAAGAGTTCCTTGAATTCGATCCTCTCCCGGCATACCGGGGTGGAGCTGGAAAAGATGGAACGGGACACTGATCGCGACTATTTCATGGGCGCGACCGAAGCCGCCGATTATGGCGTGATCGACCAAGTATTGGCGTCGCGGCGGGAAATGACCGGATAGCCACTGGACAGAACGACTGGAGGTCTTACCTGTTTGCAAAGACCACCCAGCGATAAGGAGAAAAGGACAACCATGAGTGACGATACCAAGCACAGCCAGGACGTGCAGTGCTCTTTTTGCGGGAAATCCCAGGACAATGTGCAACGGCTGATTGCTGGTCCGGATGTCTATATATGCGACGAGTGCATCGGACTGTGCAACGAGATCATCGCCCAGGACAATGTCAGTGAAAGCGTTGAGGAGGGGCAGCTCCTGCCTCCGGCGGAGATCAAGGAAGCCCTGAACGACTATGTCGTGGGCCAGGATATGGCCAAAAAGGTTTTGGCCGTGGCCGTGCACAATCACTACAAGCGGGTTTACTATGCTGGCGGCAGTGACGATGTGGAACTGGACAAGAGCAATATCCTCTTTGTCGGACCGACCGGCTCGGGGAAAACGTTAATGGCCCAGACTCTGGCCCGCATCCTGAACGTCCCTTTTGCCATTGCCGATGCGACGAACCTGA
The sequence above is drawn from the Desulfohalobium retbaense DSM 5692 genome and encodes:
- a CDS encoding YbaB/EbfC family nucleoid-associated protein, translating into MNDLIRQAQQMQRKMAQIQEEVGNQTVEASAGGGMVTVTVTGNQEVTGIAIDPSVVDPNDVDMLQDLVLSAVNEAMKKAKKLMEDSMSEVTGGMNIPGLF
- the recR gene encoding recombination mediator RecR, whose translation is MQSNKLPAPLRKVVDELAQLPGVGPKSALRMGLTLLKWPQEKAEGLGESIKQLRRTLCLCEQCASLTDQNPCAICADVARDGSVLCLIPDWDSLLVMEEAGFFRGKYFVLGGLLSPLDGVNPDQLELDRLEKRLDQGEIREVVLALGTTTEAEATESHLKNLLHRKYPDLRVARLAQGIPLGAHLKFMDRETLKQSMQYRQSL
- the dnaX gene encoding DNA polymerase III subunit gamma/tau translates to MSPGPLTHTYRPQTFSTVVGQKQVRTILSRAAAENQVAPAYLFSGTRGVGKTTVARILAKAINCEQGPASEPCNQCRHCREITQGTGVDVVEIDGASHTGVDHVRKLKEDVGYAPLSCRYKVIIIDEAHMLSKAAFNALLKTLEEPPPQAIFIMATTEPHRFPATIISRCQHHIFQRLRQEELTDHLRRVLENEAIEMDAEAVRLIARKGAGSVRDAMSLLAQVLALGQRRLESAHVREVLGLAGQETLLSLFEALRDQDCIAINTVLRSVLDQGLDLAFFLRELTATWRNLFLLKQSGEGALSLLDLPQEEAREWLQWAEAFSASHIHACWQMTLEGQRRVLTSVEPALALELLLLNLAFMQDLVPLGQPGSGSSGPAPGSAGGTSGRRASGAAPAGSQTAAPQKPQSPVQSAAESSEEKTWEGFVRYCQQAVEGEAAKLPGLNHVQGEIDGGCLRIQCQSRVQAERFAVTEKKNLLHDLACQYFETDMELEVHQPKESAPPDRNTLKKEVLEHPAIQEALSAFQAQLVEVRPKSGR
- the tig gene encoding trigger factor, with translation MEYQVENISPVEKKITVTVPAEEVNAALGAAIAMYRKDVQIDGFRKGKVPSSIVESKFKSQIYQEATNDLLNVHINQIMGELNLQPLSGLDVDAKEMVRDQDYIYTFSFENVPDIDLPEYKGLSGTKEKVEAKEEDIQEVLDRVRQNMASMEEVDEDRTPKDGEVAVVDFTAEYDGKPVEGGEAQNFDLPLGEGQSLPEFEELVKTLTPGEQAEEDITFPSDFLNKDLADVTVNMKVTLKAIKQRVLPEVDDDFAEKAGGFGSAEEMRKAISESYENSRNQVAKSEAQKAILDKILEQVDFPLPPSMVENQIQAQIKQQRERLERQGKSLESTGTSEEQLREEYRPEAESLVKSHLVLLAIANKEELSVSPQEVEQHLYQMAVQSGQDFQTLKEYHEKNNLMYALRDQLLADKAMELIYDNAEVTEVPAGGSDQESSDEDDSAATENE
- the clpP gene encoding ATP-dependent Clp endopeptidase proteolytic subunit ClpP, with product MNVPIVIESTGRGERAYDIYSRLLKDRIILLGTPIDDNVANLICAQLLFLESENPDKEINFYINSPGGSVTSGLAIYDTMQYISAPVATLCLGQAASMGAVLLAAGEPGMRYALPHGRIMLHQPMGGFQGQATDIDIQAREILRLKSSLNSILSRHTGVELEKMERDTDRDYFMGATEAADYGVIDQVLASRREMTG
- a CDS encoding branched-chain amino acid transaminase; translated protein: MVQKAEKIWFDGELVDWDAAQVHVLTHTLHYGVGVFEGIRCYKGSDGRPGIVRLREHVERLFDSARAVEMEIPFSQDEITKAIEQTVQVNNLAEGYIRPLAFIGDGVMGVHPGSNPVRVIIATWPWGAYLGDDALQKGIRVRTSSFSRHHVNVMMTKAKVCGNYVNSVLAKREAVADGYDEALMLDVDGYVAEATGENIFIVKHGVLKTPPLGPILGGITRDCLITLARDMGYSVIEQRFTRDELYNAEEAFFCGTAAEVTPIREVDRRQIGAGQAGPVTQLLQQEYFRVVRGENLKYAGWLHHFDS
- a CDS encoding SF1B family DNA helicase RecD2 — encoded protein: MSATTLQAEIVSIVFHNPENDYVVARARAEGEPGQSTVVGIMPQVMPGEQVRLEGEWREHPKFGRQFHAVSHTRELPATINGIRRYLASGRIKGVGPVMAERLVQFFGKDVLDILDNAPERLLEVEGLGKKTLEGIKASWDQQREVRNVMLFLQSHDVPPTYAGRIFARYGNQAVEKLQQNPYELAYEIRGIGFKTADTMALKLGFQEDSPERLEAGLVYTLFQFAEQGHMFYPGDELVHKVTETLGVGDTGKVDGALARLEERKRVVVEDLPEQAVLRAVFLRHFHNWEAEIASRLTALVSHPAPVNEGKLDSILPGLEQKIGVALSSEQKEAVFEACANKTFILTGGPGTGKTTITQAVVRGLGKLGYKIKLAAPTGRAAKRLSEATGASASTLHRLLGFSPDGAFAYNEEKKLKVDALVVDEASMLDCQLCVHLLRALPLTCRLILVGDVHQLPSVGAGNILEDLLESRAVPSRHLTHIFRQAQESLIVVNAHRFNEGLFPTTSAKEPPEADFFWVEQDDPARVQEIIRQLVCERIPAIYGLDPLRDVQVLSPMHKGEVGTQQLNTLLQQELNPSGPTLTRGNRMFRQGDRVLQTRNNYEKDVFNGDLGWITAINADSQTMQIDFEGRDLTYEQGELDELTLAYAVSVHKSQGSEYPAVVLPVVTQHFMLLQRNLIYTALTRAKSLAVLVGSSKALGIALNHKRGAERYTHLRYRLQDAANDIPY
- the der gene encoding ribosome biogenesis GTPase Der, producing the protein MLPTVALIGRRNVGKSTLFNRLIRKQKALTHDRPGVTRDRLYAEVPHGEPPFALVDTGGLVLDESDGVEADVFEQAREAMEGAQLILFVVDGRQGVSTIDEQLAAFLRQTDKPVRLVINKVDGAELEDTLSAEFYALGFPLSAVSAAHGYGTLTLQEEIEETLQGLGAVPVEEGEQEDDITLRLALLGRPNVGKSSLINALVGEKRLVVSPEAGTTTDIVDVLFEKKGKRYIFLDSAGVRRRSKIDDSLERFSVLRALRNSKRAQVTVLCLDALQGVVGQDKKLLSFLDREKIPFIVAVNKVDLVPSDRLGQLKKYFENELRFLSHVPRIYTSAVSKAGLGGLLPLTEKLWSECTTRIGTGQLNRGLEDMIGRHQPPVVKHRRAKFYYLTQTGTTPPTFVFFVNDKNLVKPSYARYLEKQLRKRFQLRMTPIQLYFRTSRG
- the mtnA gene encoding S-methyl-5-thioribose-1-phosphate isomerase, with product MKRHIRFSDDENALLLLDQRFLPLQEKWFVCRTVEDVITALKEMVVRGAPAIGVCAAYGCFLGARQVAELTSNGDWRVELDRLLERLEDARPTAVNLRWAIRRMRAAQEADPEMANEELQWVWLKMAKDIHAEDIRINKLIGGHGAAVLPETATVMTHCNAGALATGGYGTALGVVRAGVGQGKTIRVIANETRPFLQGARLTAFELAWDDIPVQVACDNAAALLLAQGKIDAVVVGADRIAANGDIANKIGTYGVALAAREHGVPFYVAAPLSTIDRECPSGAQIPIEERPQQEVARYGGQQIVPEGVSTLNFAFDITPASFVTGIVTERGILNPPFAQSIADAFSSTV